The following coding sequences are from one Shewanella violacea DSS12 window:
- a CDS encoding glycoside hydrolase family 19 protein, with protein MKHHQLAISIVASVMAFPLLAMEPVHFTQAEIDATEAQLTDFPLMRAVKSSIATRDNSVVEAVSVANPNNPDNVRRLESVLSEAQFEFLFPVRAPEYTYLGLLQSAAKFPALCGEYADGRDSLGICRKSLATMFAHFAQETGAHDKWMTEPQWRQGLYWVREVGWDETKRGGYNMECNPDTWQGQEWPCGTFSDGSYKSYFGRGAKQLSYNYNYGPFSDAMFGDVHTLLNNPEQVADTWLNLASAVFFFTYPQPPKASMLHVIDGTWQPNARDGENGLKAGFGITTHIINGGIECGSGSEKPQSVNRIEYYQALAQYMGVPIEANEELGCKDMKPFDTQGAGAMQIYWEQDWSYIPDNPNGGKSYACKLVGYQTRYSAFKDGDYVRCLQYFFPEIVIDDSGTPTDPTVPVNQPPKAQIQGPSEGDAGSVISLSAAQSNDPEGGALSYLWKLPVGGTATAINQVNLDLSLPTPSNSESVFVMLTVTDEAGATSVKTHSVLVKLAGETPPDGASPYQVGHAYAAGDIVSNASGLYECKPFPYTAWCAGAAWAYEPGVGAAWQDAWIAR; from the coding sequence ATGAAACATCATCAATTAGCCATCTCTATTGTGGCTTCCGTTATGGCATTTCCCCTGCTAGCCATGGAGCCGGTACATTTCACTCAAGCCGAGATTGATGCCACAGAGGCGCAATTAACCGACTTTCCTCTGATGCGAGCCGTAAAGTCATCCATTGCGACGCGAGATAACTCAGTTGTTGAAGCTGTCTCAGTCGCTAATCCTAATAATCCGGATAATGTAAGACGTCTCGAATCTGTGTTGAGTGAAGCGCAGTTTGAGTTTCTGTTTCCCGTGCGGGCACCCGAATACACTTATCTTGGCTTGTTGCAATCCGCGGCTAAGTTTCCTGCCTTATGTGGTGAATACGCAGATGGCAGAGATAGTCTTGGCATCTGTCGTAAATCTTTGGCGACCATGTTTGCTCATTTCGCCCAGGAGACTGGGGCCCATGATAAGTGGATGACAGAGCCCCAATGGCGACAAGGTTTATATTGGGTGCGGGAAGTAGGTTGGGATGAAACTAAGCGTGGTGGTTATAATATGGAATGTAACCCTGACACATGGCAAGGACAGGAGTGGCCCTGTGGCACATTTTCCGATGGCAGCTATAAGAGTTATTTTGGCCGCGGTGCTAAGCAGCTTTCCTATAACTATAACTATGGGCCATTTTCGGATGCCATGTTTGGTGATGTTCATACCTTGCTCAATAACCCAGAACAGGTTGCCGATACCTGGTTAAACTTGGCCAGTGCTGTGTTCTTTTTCACTTACCCTCAACCACCTAAAGCCTCTATGCTGCATGTTATCGATGGTACTTGGCAGCCAAATGCCAGAGATGGGGAAAATGGTTTGAAAGCCGGATTTGGTATCACCACTCATATCATTAATGGTGGAATCGAGTGTGGCAGTGGCAGCGAAAAGCCACAGTCCGTCAATCGTATCGAATATTATCAGGCGCTGGCCCAATACATGGGGGTGCCCATCGAGGCTAATGAGGAGCTGGGCTGTAAAGATATGAAGCCTTTCGATACGCAAGGTGCCGGCGCCATGCAGATCTACTGGGAGCAAGATTGGTCCTATATTCCGGACAATCCAAATGGTGGTAAGAGTTACGCCTGTAAGCTGGTGGGTTACCAGACTCGCTACAGTGCTTTCAAGGATGGGGATTATGTACGTTGTCTACAGTATTTCTTCCCTGAGATTGTGATTGATGATTCTGGCACTCCGACGGATCCCACAGTTCCGGTCAATCAGCCGCCAAAGGCTCAGATCCAAGGTCCTTCAGAGGGGGATGCCGGCAGTGTTATTTCGCTCTCAGCAGCCCAGTCTAATGATCCCGAGGGGGGCGCTTTGAGCTACCTATGGAAATTGCCTGTGGGCGGGACGGCGACAGCCATTAATCAAGTTAATCTCGACTTGAGCTTACCTACACCGAGTAACAGTGAGAGTGTGTTTGTGATGCTCACTGTAACCGATGAGGCGGGGGCGACTTCGGTCAAGACCCATAGCGTCTTAGTTAAACTGGCTGGCGAAACTCCGCCCGATGGAGCAAGTCCCTATCAGGTTGGGCATGCTTACGCTGCAGGAGACATTGTCAGTAATGCTAGTGGTCTATATGAGTGTAAGCCTTTCCCTTATACAGCTTGGTGCGCGGGTGCAGCATGGGCATATGAGCCGGGAGTCGGTGCGGCTTGGCAAGATGCCTGGATAGCGAGATAG
- a CDS encoding FKBP-type peptidyl-prolyl cis-trans isomerase: MKMLLAIVVIAGVIFYFFTSMNNQKVAKENIEIGNTFLMENKDKEGVIETLSGLQYKVLNKGDGEIHPKASDTVTVHYHGTLLDGTVFDSSVERGEPIAFPLNRVIKGWTEGVQLMVTGEKVRFFVPSTLAYGNRSTGKIAAGSVLIFDVELISID; the protein is encoded by the coding sequence ATGAAAATGCTATTAGCCATTGTCGTCATTGCCGGCGTGATTTTTTACTTCTTTACCTCGATGAACAATCAAAAAGTTGCCAAGGAAAACATTGAAATCGGCAATACTTTCCTTATGGAAAACAAGGACAAAGAAGGGGTTATCGAAACACTATCAGGCCTTCAATATAAAGTCTTGAATAAGGGAGACGGTGAGATTCATCCTAAAGCCAGCGATACAGTTACCGTCCATTATCACGGCACCTTGCTCGATGGCACAGTATTCGATAGCTCAGTGGAACGCGGTGAACCTATCGCCTTTCCCCTTAACCGCGTGATCAAAGGTTGGACCGAAGGCGTGCAACTGATGGTAACCGGAGAGAAGGTCCGCTTCTTTGTTCCAAGCACCTTGGCCTATGGCAATAGAAGCACAGGAAAAATAGCCGCAGGCTCGGTACTCATTTTCGATGTGGAACTTATTAGCATAGATTAA